One window of the Benincasa hispida cultivar B227 chromosome 3, ASM972705v1, whole genome shotgun sequence genome contains the following:
- the LOC120073926 gene encoding uncharacterized protein LOC120073926 has translation MASASSASSAAFAASIGPLICNRSTRFLPCRNFHHKWSFKDARSHSRLSFFHYSNSSPLIPSLPIRRRLLLPLPPLHLLFRSRSPSFRYPLPLMASTVPDQAGPEPPQSNPTKTVRVVIKGRVQGVFYRDWTVENATELGLKGWVRNRRDGSVEALFSGRPESVTEMEQRCRRGPPAAMVTGFQVFPSSDDPGPGFERLRTA, from the exons atggCATCGGCATCTTCAGCATCGTCGGCAGCTTTTGCAGCATCAATCGGTCCTCTGATTTGCAATCGCTCAACCAGATTCCTTCCATGTCGGAACTTTCACCATAAATGGAGCTTCAAAGATGCTCGTTCTCATTCTCGACTCTCCTTTTTCCATTATTCTAACTCTTCTCCTCTTATTCCTTCTCTTCCGATTCGCcgtcgtcttcttcttcctcttcctcctctTCATCTTCTGTTCCGATCTCGTTCACCTTCTTTTCGATATCCTCTGCCATTAATGGCCTCGACGGTTCCTGATCAGGCTGGTCCGGAGCCTCCTCAGTCCAATCCGACGAAAACG GTTAGGGTTGTGATTAAGGGTAGGGTTCAGGGAGTGTTCTATCGGGATTGGACAGTGGAGAATGCTACCGAGTTAGGGCTAAAAGGATGGGTGCGGAATCGGAGGGATGGATCCGTAGAGGCGCTTTTCTCCGGCCGCCCTGAATCAGTGACGGAAATGGAGCAACGGTGTCGTCGTGGTCCGCCGGCGGCGATGGTAACCGGGTTTCAGGTTTTTCCTAGCTCCGATGACCCAGGACCGGGGTTTGAGCGCTTACGAACCGCGTGA